GCCAAGGAGCAGGTCACCCACTCCCTGGTGTACGCCTACCGGGACCGCAAGCAGCGCAAGGGCGACTTCCGGCAGCTGTGGATCACCAGGATCAATGCCGCCGCCCGCGCGGAAGGCTTGACCTACAACCGTTTCATCCAGGGGCTGCGCCTGGCCGAGGTCGACGTCGATCGTAAGATCCTCGCGGATCTCGCGGTGAACGACCCCGCGGCCTTCAAGGCTCTGGTCGAGACCGCCCGGGCCGCTCTTCCGGCGGACCGGAACGCTCCCGCCGCCTGAACGCGCAGTATCGATCCGCTGCGTCCGACGGCGCGATGCCGCTGATGGTCGGATTTGTGGTGCGAGGGGCCTGCTGGAAGACCGGCAGGCCCTCTTTCATGCCGCCACCGCAAGCCGCTCCTCGCTAAATGATCATGTTTGGTGGGTTTACCCGTGCTCTACCATGCCTGCAGGCCTGTTGATCCACGGGTAAACCCACCAAACATGATCATTTAGCTAGAGCCGGAGAGAAGGGGCGAGCGGTGCTCACACAGCGCTCCGAGCGGGTACGGCAGGCACGTAAGCTCACTCGCCGGGCAGGCCGGGAGAAGACCGGACAGTTTCTCGCCGAAGGAGCGCAAGCGGTTCGTGAGGCGGTGCGAGCCGGCTCCGACCGCGTCATCGAGGTCTTCGTCACGCCGGCTGCGAAGGCACGTCACGCCGACATCGTCGATACAGCCGAGAGTGCTGGCGTCGGCGTTCATCTGGCCGACGACGACGCCCTGGCCGGCCTCTCCGAGACAGTCACGCCGCAGGGAATCGTGGCCGTGTGCCGTTCGCTTGCCGCCTCCGTCGATGATGTGCCGTGGCTTGGACCGCCCGGCGCGCCAGGGGGGCGGCCGTCGTCGCCAGGATTGCTGGTCGCCGTGCTGGTCGAGGCGCAGGATCCGGGCAACGCAGGTACGGTGATCCGTTGCGCGGACGCGGCCGGAGCCGCGGCAGTGGTACTGACCTCCGGCTCGGTCGATCCGCAGTCGGGCAAGGCAGTGCGCGCCTCGGCCGGCAGTTTGTTCCATCTGCCCGTCGTGACCGGGGCGACCGCCGCGGTGGTCATTGACCGGCTGCGAGATGGCGGGTACACGGTGCTGGCCGCCGACGGCACAGGCGTTCAGGACCTCGATGACGCCGAAGCCGCCGGTCTCCTCTCGCGACCGACGGCATGGCTCTTCGGCAACGAGGCGCGCGGGCTGTCCGACGATGTCCTCGAACTGGCCGACCACGTGGTTCGCGTGCCGATCTATGGCCAGGCCGAGAGCCTCAACCTGGCGACGGCCGCTGCCGTCTGCCTTTATGCGTCCGCCCGCGCCCAACGCTAGGCGATTCGCCCCGCCAAGTTCGGGGCTCCGGCAGATGGAGTCTCTCCTCGCCCAGCAGACTCGGTCGGAGAGGGGCTTCGCCCATCGGCCTCCCTCGCTGATGCCCACCACGCCATGGAGAGACTCCATCTGCCGGAACCCCTAGTGCAACCCCTAGGCTGGCCGGATGCCGAACATTGCCACGAACACAACGGTTGATCTCGACGGCTTGCTGGACTTCATCAGGCCTCGTCACCATGCGATCCTGCTCACCGTCCGGGCCGACGGCACGCCGCAGGCCTCGCCGGTGACGTGCGGCGTGGACGACGCCGGCCGGATCGTCGTCTCGACGTATCCGGACCGGGCCAAGGCGGTGAACGCCCGGCGCACACCGCGGGCGAGCGTCGTCGTTCTGTCCGATGACTTCGGTGGCGCGTGGGTACAGATCGATGGAGCCGCCGAGGTGCTCGACATGCCCGACGCTCTGGAGCCGCTGGTCGAGTACTTCCGCAACATCTCCGGCGAGCATCCGGACTGGGACGAGTACCGCGAGGCCATGCGGCGACAGGACAAGTCGTTGATCAGAGTCATTCCGAAGCGTTGGGGCCCGATCGCTACGGGAGGTTTCCCCGCTCACCTCGCGGGTTGATCCGCCGCAGGCCGGAAGTGTGGGGTGGGTGACTGGGCGGTTGGCTGGCGGACGAGTCCCTGTACGCGGGATCTGCGCCGTCGAGCCGGAGCGTTACCACGGCTTCTCCAGGGTCGAAGGGTCCGCAGCCATGGTGACGCATGAGGAAACCCACCAAACATGATCATTTGGGGGTTGTTGCGACACGCGTGGGTAGAAGTCGAGGGAGATCGCTGTGGGCGGTTTTCGGAGCTGTTGGGGTGAGCGACCCCGGGCCGCTTCATGAGTGGAGGGCCGCCAAGTTATGGAAGGCCGGCGTGGTCCTGGACTGGACTGGTGCTCCGATCACGTGGGTGGCTGTTTCTGGCACGACGATCTTCACGACCATCGCGCCAGGGGCTGGCGCCGGGCGTTGTACCCACGACGATCTTCACGACCACCCCGCCACGGCTGGCTGCGCGGCTGTGGGGTCGGTGTCACCGATTGT
This portion of the Phytoactinopolyspora mesophila genome encodes:
- a CDS encoding PPOX class F420-dependent oxidoreductase, which codes for MPNIATNTTVDLDGLLDFIRPRHHAILLTVRADGTPQASPVTCGVDDAGRIVVSTYPDRAKAVNARRTPRASVVVLSDDFGGAWVQIDGAAEVLDMPDALEPLVEYFRNISGEHPDWDEYREAMRRQDKSLIRVIPKRWGPIATGGFPAHLAG
- a CDS encoding TrmH family RNA methyltransferase; translated protein: MLTQRSERVRQARKLTRRAGREKTGQFLAEGAQAVREAVRAGSDRVIEVFVTPAAKARHADIVDTAESAGVGVHLADDDALAGLSETVTPQGIVAVCRSLAASVDDVPWLGPPGAPGGRPSSPGLLVAVLVEAQDPGNAGTVIRCADAAGAAAVVLTSGSVDPQSGKAVRASAGSLFHLPVVTGATAAVVIDRLRDGGYTVLAADGTGVQDLDDAEAAGLLSRPTAWLFGNEARGLSDDVLELADHVVRVPIYGQAESLNLATAAAVCLYASARAQR
- the rplT gene encoding 50S ribosomal protein L20, which codes for MARVKRAVNAHKKRRETLEKASGYRGQRSRMYRKAKEQVTHSLVYAYRDRKQRKGDFRQLWITRINAAARAEGLTYNRFIQGLRLAEVDVDRKILADLAVNDPAAFKALVETARAALPADRNAPAA